The following are from one region of the Stanieria cyanosphaera PCC 7437 genome:
- the recG gene encoding ATP-dependent DNA helicase RecG, which produces MHSPNWTRLQKALAVEAERDYPDLMGNEYRFSEFLCLSFGKPPSNIPIGERRRWQEMAMRFAVYPQLERSERQHLVADARNFLSQQQKLSETPTEPPEPKLPRTKTLVSSTTKSYARSATSLEQPLSQVIEIGRNSRYLERLGLATVRDLLFYYPRNHLDYARQVTIAHLVPGETVTIIGTVKSCKCFTSPKKKQLTIFELVIQDLTGKIRLNHFLTGNRYSSRAWQERYKRQYPIGSVVAASGLVKQQKYGFTLEKPEIEVLDSHGDSIESIKIGRILPVYALTEGVPADSVRKAVIATLPVAKQIKDPLPATIRKQYGLIKLRDAIANIHFPDHQEILAHARRRLVFDEFFYLQLGFLERRQQFKQTQTSATFNPQGEIIQRFSAEILPFQLTNAQKRVINEILQDLSSSTPMNRLVQGDVGSGKTIVAVFAVLAAIQSGYQAALMAPTEVLAEQHYRKLVSWFNLLHLPVELLTGSTKTAKRREIHSQLETGELPLLVGTHALIQDPVNFYKLGLVVIDEQHRFGVQQRARLLAKGQSPHVLTMTATPIPRTLALTLHGDLDVSQIDELPPGRQAIQTKALTGKQRSQVYDLIRREIAQRRQAYVIFPLIEESEKLDVRAAVEEHQRLSEVIFPEFKVGLLHGRMSSADKDAALNAFRDNQTQIIVSTTVIEVGVDVPNATVMLIENAERFGLSQLHQLRGRVGRGSHKSFCFLMSSSTNQDSQQRLAVLEQSQDGFFISEMDMRFRGPGEVLGTRQSGLPDFALASLVEDQEVLNLARNAAEKIMLADQNLCGFPSLKKELAVRYQRMLGSDILT; this is translated from the coding sequence ATGCACTCGCCCAATTGGACTAGATTACAAAAAGCTCTTGCTGTAGAAGCAGAACGAGATTACCCTGATTTAATGGGAAATGAATATCGTTTTAGTGAGTTTCTTTGTCTGAGTTTCGGTAAACCTCCAAGTAATATACCGATTGGGGAACGTCGTCGTTGGCAAGAAATGGCAATGAGATTTGCTGTTTATCCTCAATTAGAGCGTAGTGAAAGACAGCATTTAGTTGCGGATGCGCGGAATTTTCTTTCTCAACAACAAAAACTCAGCGAAACGCCTACTGAACCACCAGAACCTAAACTACCGCGTACTAAAACTTTAGTTAGTAGTACAACTAAATCTTATGCTCGTTCGGCGACAAGTTTAGAACAGCCTTTGAGTCAGGTAATTGAAATTGGGCGTAACAGTCGTTATTTGGAACGGTTGGGATTAGCTACAGTTAGAGATTTATTGTTTTATTATCCCCGTAATCATCTTGATTATGCTCGTCAGGTAACCATTGCTCATCTCGTACCAGGGGAAACGGTTACTATCATTGGGACAGTGAAAAGTTGTAAATGTTTTACCAGTCCGAAAAAGAAACAGCTAACTATTTTTGAGTTAGTTATACAAGATTTAACAGGAAAGATTCGACTCAATCATTTTTTAACGGGTAATCGTTATAGTAGTCGTGCTTGGCAAGAAAGATATAAACGTCAATATCCGATTGGTTCAGTTGTCGCTGCTTCAGGTTTGGTTAAACAACAAAAATACGGTTTTACCTTAGAAAAACCAGAAATCGAAGTCTTAGATAGTCATGGTGATAGTATTGAATCAATTAAGATTGGAAGAATTTTACCAGTTTATGCCTTAACCGAAGGTGTGCCAGCCGATAGCGTTAGAAAAGCTGTCATTGCTACCTTACCCGTAGCAAAACAAATAAAAGATCCCCTGCCTGCAACTATACGCAAACAATATGGTTTAATAAAACTAAGAGATGCGATCGCAAATATTCATTTTCCCGATCACCAAGAAATTTTAGCTCATGCTAGGCGTAGATTGGTTTTTGATGAATTCTTTTATTTACAATTAGGTTTTCTCGAACGTCGTCAACAATTTAAACAAACTCAAACTAGTGCTACTTTTAATCCTCAAGGGGAGATTATTCAAAGATTTAGTGCGGAAATTTTACCTTTCCAGCTTACTAATGCCCAAAAGCGGGTAATTAATGAAATTCTGCAAGATTTAAGTTCCTCAACTCCAATGAATCGTCTCGTCCAAGGAGATGTAGGTTCGGGTAAAACAATTGTCGCTGTCTTTGCAGTTTTAGCTGCCATTCAGTCTGGTTATCAAGCAGCTTTGATGGCACCTACAGAAGTACTCGCAGAACAACATTATCGAAAGTTGGTTAGTTGGTTCAATCTTTTACATCTTCCTGTTGAATTACTGACTGGTTCGACTAAAACTGCTAAAAGAAGGGAAATCCATTCTCAACTAGAAACAGGAGAATTACCTTTATTAGTAGGAACTCATGCCTTAATTCAAGACCCCGTCAATTTTTATAAATTGGGTTTAGTTGTAATTGACGAACAACATCGTTTTGGAGTGCAACAGAGAGCTAGATTACTTGCCAAAGGACAATCACCTCACGTCTTAACCATGACAGCAACACCAATTCCCCGTACTCTGGCTTTAACTTTACACGGAGACTTAGATGTCAGTCAAATCGATGAATTACCGCCTGGAAGACAAGCAATTCAAACTAAAGCACTGACAGGCAAACAACGCAGTCAAGTTTACGATTTAATTCGGCGAGAAATTGCCCAAAGAAGACAAGCTTATGTAATTTTTCCTTTAATTGAAGAGTCCGAAAAATTAGATGTTCGCGCAGCAGTAGAAGAACACCAACGTTTATCAGAAGTAATTTTCCCTGAATTTAAAGTCGGATTACTCCACGGTAGAATGAGTTCGGCTGACAAAGATGCAGCGTTGAATGCTTTTCGAGATAATCAAACTCAAATTATTGTTTCAACTACTGTCATTGAAGTTGGGGTGGATGTTCCCAATGCTACTGTGATGTTAATTGAGAATGCGGAACGTTTTGGTTTATCCCAATTGCATCAATTACGAGGTCGTGTAGGTAGAGGTAGTCACAAATCTTTTTGTTTTTTGATGAGTAGTAGTACCAATCAAGATAGTCAGCAGCGTTTAGCAGTTTTGGAACAGTCTCAAGATGGCTTTTTTATTTCTGAGATGGATATGCGTTTTCGAGGCCCAGGAGAAGTGCTAGGTACTCGTCAATCGGGATTACCAGATTTCGCTTTAGCTAGCTTAGTTGAGGATCAAGAGGTGTTAAATTTGGCTAGAAATGCAGCAGAAAAAATTATGTTAGCTGATCAAAATCTATGTGGTTTTCCTTCTTTGAAAAAAGAACTAGCAGTACGTTATCAGAGAATGCTTGGTAGCGATATTTTAACCTAA
- a CDS encoding pentapeptide repeat-containing protein, protein MLVVMSGTLPKELIRVKAYEFWEERQFEGRDGTPEGDWEEARQYLEKHQWEVRYWKFKKVLNNPISFFWKTLPASDWVKLLGVPVVLGFATAWVTSRYQEENRQIETINKYFEQIEKLVVSKKIDKNIDWSKLDDSVKVIVKAKSLATLRSINLQRKEIIISFLSETDLLNSKNNGISLKHFNLSPNNKFESGIILSGLKLKNINLSNATLLSSNFVGADLAEANLIRSDLSSSNLEQVNLNRALLQDSKLSSTHLYNANLSGVNLVRADLTRAFLKEANLEKADLWSTNFKEANLEGANLKGAKLVYANLEGANLEGANLIEVKNLKPKQIKSACFWEEAIYKGDWYEDKIAGKAKEPDNRNYIEELRNDKTPYHKPNCSRWSK, encoded by the coding sequence ATGTTAGTTGTGATGAGTGGGACTTTACCAAAAGAATTAATTCGGGTTAAGGCATACGAATTCTGGGAAGAACGACAGTTTGAAGGAAGAGATGGGACTCCTGAAGGCGATTGGGAAGAAGCTAGACAGTATTTAGAAAAGCATCAATGGGAAGTTCGTTACTGGAAGTTTAAAAAAGTATTAAATAACCCAATAAGCTTTTTTTGGAAAACTTTACCTGCATCAGATTGGGTCAAACTTTTGGGAGTTCCTGTAGTTCTAGGTTTTGCTACTGCTTGGGTTACAAGTAGATATCAAGAAGAAAACAGACAAATCGAGACTATTAATAAATATTTTGAACAAATTGAAAAACTGGTTGTTAGTAAAAAAATTGATAAAAATATAGATTGGTCAAAACTAGATGATTCAGTGAAGGTTATAGTAAAAGCAAAAAGCCTAGCTACCTTAAGAAGTATAAATCTTCAGCGAAAAGAAATTATTATCAGTTTTTTATCAGAAACTGACTTACTTAACTCTAAAAATAATGGAATTAGCTTAAAGCACTTTAACTTATCACCAAACAATAAATTTGAGTCAGGTATCATCTTAAGTGGATTAAAATTAAAAAATATTAATTTGAGCAACGCTACTCTTTTAAGCTCAAATTTTGTAGGGGCTGACCTCGCAGAGGCTAACCTCATTCGTTCTGACCTCTCTTCTAGTAATCTCGAACAAGTTAATCTTAATCGGGCTTTACTCCAAGATTCTAAACTTTCTTCTACTCACCTCTATAATGCTAACTTGTCTGGTGTTAACCTCGTTCGTGCCGATCTTACTCGTGCTTTCCTTAAAGAAGCAAATCTCGAAAAGGCTGATCTCTGGAGTACTAATTTCAAAGAGGCTAACCTCGAAGGGGCTAACCTCAAAGGGGCTAAACTTGTTTATGCTAACCTCGAAGGGGCTAACCTCGAAGGGGCTAACCTTATAGAAGTGAAAAACTTGAAACCTAAGCAAATTAAATCAGCTTGTTTCTGGGAAGAAGCAATCTACAAAGGTGACTGGTATGAAGATAAGATAGCTGGCAAAGCTAAAGAACCAGATAACAGAAACTACATTGAAGAGTTAAGAAACGACAAAACACCATACCACAAACCAAATTGCAGTCGCTGGTCAAAATAA
- a CDS encoding protochlorophyllide reductase yields MSYQKTVIVTGASSGVGLYAAKSLANRGWHVVMACRNLEKAKQAAKEVRIPEGNYSIIKLDLASLASVRQFVEDFRATGRYLDALVCNAAVYLPLLKEPMRSEDGYELSVATNHLGHYLLCRLMLDDLMRSPSSDKRLVILGTVTANPKELGGKIPIPAPPDLGNLEGFEAGFKEPITMINGKKFKSGKAYKDSKLCNVLTMRELHRRYHNSTGIIFTSLYPGCVADTPLFRNHYPLFRKIFPLFQKNITGGYVSQELAGDRVAQVVADENYKESGAYFSWGNRQKEGRQSFVQEVSNEALDENKAKKLWDLSEKLVGINQPVTAG; encoded by the coding sequence ATGAGTTATCAAAAAACAGTTATCGTCACTGGTGCATCTTCAGGAGTTGGTTTATACGCAGCTAAATCCTTAGCTAATCGAGGTTGGCACGTAGTTATGGCTTGTCGTAACCTAGAAAAAGCTAAACAAGCAGCCAAAGAAGTACGCATTCCTGAAGGAAACTACAGCATTATTAAACTGGATTTAGCCTCTTTAGCTAGTGTGCGTCAATTTGTCGAAGATTTTCGCGCTACTGGTAGATATTTAGACGCTTTAGTTTGTAATGCAGCCGTTTATCTACCATTGTTAAAAGAACCAATGCGTAGCGAAGACGGTTATGAATTGAGCGTAGCAACTAATCATCTCGGACACTATTTATTATGTAGATTGATGCTGGATGACTTGATGAGATCTCCTTCCTCAGACAAGAGATTAGTTATCCTCGGAACTGTTACCGCTAACCCGAAAGAATTAGGCGGTAAGATTCCAATTCCTGCACCACCAGATTTAGGTAATTTAGAAGGCTTTGAAGCAGGATTTAAAGAACCCATTACCATGATTAACGGTAAAAAATTCAAATCAGGAAAAGCCTACAAAGATAGTAAACTCTGTAACGTGCTAACCATGCGTGAATTACACCGACGCTACCACAACTCAACAGGAATTATTTTCACCTCTCTCTATCCTGGTTGTGTTGCCGATACTCCTCTATTCCGCAATCATTATCCTTTATTTAGAAAAATTTTCCCTCTCTTCCAGAAAAATATTACAGGAGGATATGTTTCTCAAGAACTCGCAGGCGATCGCGTAGCGCAAGTTGTAGCTGATGAGAATTATAAAGAATCTGGTGCTTATTTCAGTTGGGGAAATCGACAAAAAGAAGGTCGTCAATCTTTTGTTCAAGAGGTTTCTAACGAAGCATTAGATGAAAATAAAGCAAAGAAATTATGGGATTTAAGTGAAAAGTTAGTTGGAATTAATCAACCTGTAACTGCTGGTTAA
- a CDS encoding PIN domain-containing protein, whose protein sequence is MEVKYGLQLNPAKAKQIEPLTEKLFSQITIIDFGTKEATTAVEIRNYLKKTGMH, encoded by the coding sequence ATGGAAGTTAAATATGGATTACAACTTAATCCTGCTAAAGCAAAACAAATCGAACCTCTTACAGAAAAATTATTTAGTCAGATCACAATTATTGACTTTGGAACTAAAGAAGCAACAACTGCTGTTGAAATCAGAAATTATTTGAAAAAGACTGGTATGCACTGA
- the bchL gene encoding ferredoxin:protochlorophyllide reductase (ATP-dependent) iron-sulfur ATP-binding protein, translating into MRLAVYGKGGIGKSTTSCNISAALAKRGKKVLQIGCDPKHDSTFTLTGFLIPTIIDTLQERDFHYEDIWPEDVIYQGYGGVSCVEAGGPPAGAGCGGYVVGETVKLLKELNAFDEYDVILFDVLGDVVCGGFAAPLNYADYCLIVTDNGFDALFAANRIAASVREKARTHPLRLAGLIGNRTSKRDLIDKYISHVPMPVLEVLPLIEDIRVSRVKGKTLFEMAESDPSLKFVCDYYLNIADQILAQPEGVVPQDAQDRELFSLLSDFYLNPQQPKKTQEEELDLMMV; encoded by the coding sequence ATCAGATTAGCAGTTTACGGCAAAGGCGGAATCGGTAAATCAACCACTAGCTGCAACATTTCCGCAGCCTTAGCCAAAAGAGGTAAAAAAGTACTCCAAATCGGTTGCGATCCCAAACACGACAGTACTTTTACTCTGACAGGCTTTTTAATTCCCACCATTATCGATACACTACAAGAAAGAGACTTTCACTACGAAGATATTTGGCCCGAAGATGTCATTTATCAAGGATACGGTGGCGTTAGCTGTGTAGAAGCTGGTGGTCCTCCTGCTGGTGCTGGTTGTGGTGGTTATGTAGTAGGAGAGACTGTCAAACTCCTTAAAGAATTGAATGCTTTTGACGAATACGATGTCATTCTCTTCGACGTACTAGGTGACGTTGTTTGCGGTGGTTTTGCTGCGCCTCTCAACTATGCCGATTATTGCTTGATTGTGACTGATAATGGTTTTGATGCCTTGTTTGCAGCTAATCGCATTGCTGCTTCTGTCAGGGAAAAAGCACGCACTCATCCCTTACGCCTTGCTGGTTTGATTGGTAATCGTACTTCTAAACGAGACTTAATTGATAAATATATTTCTCATGTACCGATGCCTGTACTAGAAGTATTGCCTTTAATTGAAGACATTCGCGTATCGAGAGTGAAAGGAAAGACTTTGTTTGAGATGGCAGAAAGCGATCCTTCTCTCAAGTTCGTTTGCGATTATTATCTCAACATTGCCGACCAAATTTTAGCCCAACCAGAAGGTGTAGTACCTCAAGATGCACAGGATCGGGAATTATTCTCTTTGTTGTCTGACTTTTATCTCAATCCCCAACAACCTAAGAAAACTCAAGAAGAAGAATTGGATCTAATGATGGTTTAA
- a CDS encoding DUF5331 domain-containing protein, whose amino-acid sequence MADILAQPEQFKAELKEKWLNYYQENRSWLQQCMNENSGWCDCVEYEEEELKSFEVEEDYCPRRPECYFILGVVSVLEPSVRGLFTFMEYSTGSSEQLVNALGLDFDPELELKKRPQQEKTASEYLDQIREEIKT is encoded by the coding sequence ATGGCAGACATTCTCGCACAACCAGAACAATTCAAAGCTGAATTAAAAGAAAAGTGGTTGAACTATTACCAAGAAAATCGTAGTTGGTTGCAACAATGCATGAATGAAAATAGCGGTTGGTGCGATTGCGTCGAGTATGAGGAAGAAGAACTAAAAAGCTTTGAAGTTGAAGAAGATTATTGTCCCCGTCGTCCTGAATGTTATTTTATCCTTGGTGTTGTAAGTGTTTTAGAACCATCAGTTAGAGGTTTATTCACTTTTATGGAATATTCAACAGGCAGTTCAGAACAACTTGTTAACGCTTTAGGATTAGATTTTGACCCCGAACTTGAATTAAAAAAACGTCCGCAACAAGAAAAAACCGCATCAGAATATCTCGACCAAATTAGAGAGGAGATCAAAACATGA
- a CDS encoding ferredoxin:protochlorophyllide reductase (ATP-dependent) subunit N — MTLAQEPTALTFDCETGNYHTFCPISCVAWLYQKIEDSFFLVIGTKTCGYFLQNAMGVMIFAEPRYAMAELEEGDISAQLNDYEELKRLCVQIKRDRNPSVIVWIGTCTTEIIKMDLEGLAPKLEAEIGIPIVTARANGLDYAFTQGEDTVLASMAHKCPSQAPVAEAEKEERNAISKLLNFGKKKEETKAEESEYVDHPPLVLFGSLPDPVVTNLTLELKKQGIKVSGWLPAKRFTELPVIEEGYYVAGVNPFLSRTATTLMRRRKTKLIGAPFPIGPDGTRAWIEKICSVFGIEPQGLEEREAKIWESLEDYIQLIRGKSVFFMGDNLLEISLARFLIRCGMTCPEIGIPYMDKRYQKAELDLLEKTCQEMGVALPKIIEKPDNYNQIQRIYELQPDLVITGMAHANPLEARGINTKWSVEFTFAQIHGFTNARDILELATRPLRRNNNLKELGWEKLVKEEAKV; from the coding sequence ATGACACTGGCACAAGAACCCACAGCATTAACATTTGATTGTGAAACTGGGAATTATCATACCTTTTGTCCGATTAGTTGCGTTGCTTGGTTATATCAAAAAATAGAAGATAGCTTCTTCTTAGTTATTGGGACAAAAACCTGTGGTTACTTCCTCCAAAATGCAATGGGAGTAATGATCTTTGCCGAACCTCGTTACGCCATGGCAGAGTTAGAAGAAGGAGATATTTCCGCACAACTAAATGACTATGAAGAACTAAAGAGACTTTGTGTACAGATTAAGCGCGATCGCAATCCTTCTGTAATCGTCTGGATCGGTACTTGTACCACTGAAATTATTAAGATGGATTTGGAAGGTTTAGCACCGAAGTTAGAAGCAGAAATTGGTATTCCCATTGTTACTGCCCGTGCTAATGGTTTAGATTACGCCTTTACTCAAGGGGAAGATACTGTACTTGCTTCAATGGCACATAAATGTCCTTCTCAAGCACCTGTCGCCGAAGCAGAAAAAGAAGAACGTAACGCTATTTCTAAATTACTCAACTTTGGTAAGAAGAAAGAAGAAACCAAAGCGGAAGAATCGGAATATGTGGATCATCCTCCCTTAGTTTTATTTGGTTCTTTACCCGATCCTGTCGTTACGAATCTTACTTTAGAACTGAAAAAACAAGGCATTAAAGTATCTGGTTGGTTGCCTGCCAAGCGTTTTACCGAATTACCAGTGATTGAAGAAGGTTATTACGTTGCTGGTGTTAACCCCTTCCTATCTCGTACCGCTACCACTTTAATGCGTCGTCGCAAAACTAAACTGATTGGCGCACCCTTTCCTATTGGTCCCGATGGTACTCGCGCTTGGATTGAAAAAATCTGTTCTGTTTTTGGCATCGAACCTCAAGGTTTAGAAGAAAGAGAAGCCAAAATTTGGGAAAGTTTAGAAGATTATATTCAATTAATTCGCGGTAAGTCAGTTTTCTTCATGGGTGACAACTTACTTGAAATTTCTTTAGCGCGTTTCTTGATTCGTTGCGGTATGACTTGTCCAGAAATCGGTATTCCCTATATGGACAAGCGTTATCAAAAAGCTGAATTAGATTTGTTGGAAAAAACCTGTCAAGAAATGGGTGTTGCTCTGCCCAAAATTATTGAAAAACCCGATAACTACAATCAAATTCAACGTATTTATGAATTACAACCAGATTTAGTAATCACTGGTATGGCACACGCTAATCCTTTGGAAGCAAGAGGAATTAATACTAAATGGTCGGTTGAGTTTACTTTTGCCCAGATACACGGTTTTACTAATGCTAGAGATATTCTTGAATTAGCTACTCGTCCGTTGCGGAGAAATAATAATTTGAAAGAGTTGGGTTGGGAGAAGTTAGTTAAGGAAGAAGCAAAGGTTTAA
- a CDS encoding DUF29 family protein, with protein MEELLDLKKLLLQGDIKGSLALVEELEEMGRKAIIDKIRSYAIILLLHLIKQQAEKRTTKSWDVSIRNSIREIINTNKRRKAGGNYVSSEELKEILIIAYPYALDSASLEVAEGRYEVEELEEMVNQEEIINSALKKLVL; from the coding sequence ATGGAAGAATTGTTAGACCTTAAAAAATTACTGCTGCAAGGAGATATTAAAGGTTCTCTTGCTTTAGTAGAAGAATTGGAAGAAATGGGACGCAAGGCAATCATTGATAAAATTCGTAGTTATGCAATTATTCTTCTTTTACATTTAATTAAACAACAAGCAGAAAAAAGAACTACTAAATCATGGGATGTTTCAATTCGTAATTCTATTCGAGAAATTATTAATACTAACAAAAGACGCAAAGCTGGTGGTAACTATGTTTCTTCAGAAGAATTAAAAGAAATTTTGATAATAGCTTATCCTTATGCCTTAGATTCGGCTTCTTTAGAAGTAGCAGAAGGACGTTACGAAGTAGAAGAATTAGAAGAGATGGTCAATCAAGAAGAAATTATTAATTCTGCTCTAAAAAAATTAGTACTTTAA
- a CDS encoding type II toxin-antitoxin system PemK/MazF family toxin yields MKIKRGEIWWVNLNPVVGSETAKIRPCLIVQNDIGNQFGDTTVIVPFLTPGNYPFIVNVQPTAANGLDKERGLNLSKIRPVSLKRLQNKLGVLENKYWSEIKKALLAECGFY; encoded by the coding sequence ATGAAGATTAAACGAGGAGAAATTTGGTGGGTTAATTTAAACCCCGTAGTCGGTTCAGAAACAGCTAAAATTCGTCCCTGCTTAATTGTGCAAAATGATATTGGTAATCAATTTGGTGATACTACAGTGATTGTTCCTTTTCTTACTCCAGGAAATTATCCTTTTATTGTCAATGTTCAACCAACAGCAGCTAATGGTTTAGACAAAGAAAGAGGTTTAAATCTGAGTAAAATTAGACCAGTTTCACTTAAAAGACTTCAGAATAAACTAGGAGTTTTAGAAAATAAGTATTGGTCAGAAATTAAAAAAGCTTTGCTAGCAGAATGTGGTTTTTATTAA
- the mazE gene encoding type II toxin-antitoxin system MazE family antitoxin, giving the protein MTKNISITVSEKNLQYLDSQVKNRSKYINELIEKDRRSKFEASMRAGYIAQSENKEMQEEEKLWEIVIGDGIDDED; this is encoded by the coding sequence ATGACAAAGAACATCAGTATCACTGTCAGTGAAAAAAATCTTCAGTACTTAGATTCTCAAGTAAAAAATCGTAGCAAATACATTAATGAATTAATTGAAAAAGACCGCAGAAGTAAATTTGAAGCAAGTATGCGTGCAGGATATATTGCGCAATCTGAAAATAAAGAGATGCAAGAAGAGGAAAAATTATGGGAAATTGTCATCGGTGACGGCATAGACGATGAAGATTAA
- a CDS encoding lysophospholipid acyltransferase family protein, producing MGYDKKLVAPYQKPSVNQTQQPNNSGWSLDQRDPQTIELFMPIWEWFYRYYFRVKTDGWHQISAHEQVLLVGSHNGGLATPDMIMTMYDWFRHFGTKRPVYGLMHPSVWQFNPELAQLAAKTGAIIAHPKMAFAALENKASLLVYPGGAQDLFRPYSQRHQINFVGRKGFIKLALRTKVPIVPVISIGAHDTLFVLGDLYPIVKQLHEWGMPWINNVDPEIFPIYLGLPWGIGIGPIPNIPLPVKIHTRVCTPIIFDNYGKEAAKDRNYVDDCYNLVVKKMQQELNILVTENS from the coding sequence ATGGGATATGATAAAAAATTAGTTGCTCCTTACCAAAAACCTTCAGTGAATCAGACTCAACAACCAAATAATTCTGGTTGGTCTTTAGACCAACGCGATCCCCAAACAATTGAATTATTTATGCCAATTTGGGAGTGGTTTTATCGTTATTATTTCCGCGTTAAAACTGATGGTTGGCATCAAATATCTGCTCACGAACAAGTATTATTAGTTGGTTCCCATAATGGTGGTCTAGCTACACCAGATATGATTATGACGATGTATGATTGGTTTCGTCATTTTGGAACAAAACGTCCTGTTTATGGTTTGATGCATCCCAGTGTTTGGCAATTTAATCCCGAATTAGCTCAATTAGCAGCTAAAACAGGCGCAATCATTGCTCATCCCAAAATGGCTTTTGCTGCCTTAGAAAATAAAGCTAGTTTACTCGTTTATCCTGGTGGAGCGCAAGATCTTTTTCGTCCTTATTCTCAACGTCATCAAATTAATTTTGTCGGTAGAAAAGGCTTTATCAAATTAGCATTAAGAACAAAAGTTCCAATTGTTCCTGTTATTTCTATCGGCGCCCATGACACTTTATTTGTCTTAGGAGATTTGTATCCGATCGTTAAACAACTTCATGAATGGGGAATGCCTTGGATTAATAATGTAGATCCAGAAATTTTTCCAATTTACTTAGGATTACCTTGGGGAATAGGAATTGGGCCGATTCCAAATATTCCTTTACCAGTAAAAATTCATACTCGTGTTTGTACACCAATAATCTTTGATAACTATGGCAAAGAAGCAGCAAAAGATCGTAATTATGTTGATGATTGTTACAATTTAGTAGTTAAAAAAATGCAACAAGAATTAAATATTTTAGTAACTGAAAATTCTTAG
- a CDS encoding MEKHLA domain-containing protein codes for MSSQVWQQPEIISWSQIILDSFAEVVGKELLARKGTPAAQAEALFFAPFVVVSHGTQAEPIFNYGNQVALDLWEINWQNFIQTPSRSTAEPINQLERQQMLEQVAQKGYVDNYSGVRISSTGKRFLIKNTIIWNLRDRAGNYCGQAANYAEWDMIKN; via the coding sequence ATGTCATCCCAAGTGTGGCAACAGCCAGAAATTATTAGTTGGAGTCAAATCATTCTTGATAGTTTTGCTGAAGTAGTTGGTAAGGAATTACTTGCCAGAAAAGGAACACCAGCAGCACAAGCAGAAGCTCTATTTTTTGCTCCTTTTGTAGTAGTTTCCCATGGCACTCAAGCAGAGCCAATTTTTAATTATGGCAATCAAGTTGCTTTAGATTTGTGGGAAATTAATTGGCAAAATTTTATTCAGACTCCTTCTCGTTCAACTGCCGAACCAATTAATCAATTAGAAAGACAACAAATGTTAGAACAAGTAGCACAAAAAGGCTATGTTGACAATTATTCTGGAGTTAGAATTTCTAGCACAGGAAAACGATTTTTAATCAAGAATACTATTATCTGGAATTTACGCGATCGGGCAGGAAACTATTGTGGACAAGCAGCTAATTATGCTGAATGGGATATGATAAAAAATTAG
- a CDS encoding VOC family protein, whose product MQITRLLHTAILVSDLAKAEHFYGEVLGLVKAEGRTSNFPGTWYQIGDCQLHLIVHPEFRNQIFNQTKWGRNPHFAIAVDNLSAALARLQSKGYPMQMSASGRAAYFIQDPDHNILEISQG is encoded by the coding sequence ATGCAGATTACTCGCTTGCTTCATACAGCCATATTAGTCTCCGATTTAGCCAAAGCAGAACACTTTTATGGCGAGGTTTTGGGTTTAGTTAAAGCAGAAGGAAGAACTTCAAACTTTCCAGGAACGTGGTATCAAATTGGTGATTGTCAACTCCATCTCATTGTTCATCCTGAGTTTCGTAACCAAATCTTTAATCAAACTAAATGGGGTAGAAATCCTCATTTTGCGATCGCAGTAGATAATTTGTCAGCAGCGCTCGCACGATTACAAAGTAAAGGCTATCCTATGCAAATGAGTGCCTCGGGAAGGGCAGCCTATTTTATTCAAGATCCAGACCACAATATTCTTGAAATCAGCCAAGGATAA